One Archangium lipolyticum DNA window includes the following coding sequences:
- a CDS encoding DUF2381 family protein: MPCPLPTAPLLLALLATTPVLAEPPSEIWDAVTARHLELTADSSGQVHEVRISPGLTTTLVFNAPLLRGGVVLEARERFRVVTVDEATGIVMLLPSGALPPGTQPLLTVRFADGAVPTSATFRLVVHPTRAEPQVNVYRQPRSAESFQLEARQEHERAERCEAWLAQTQTEQKSPGGIAGLIDSGLVEGTRSIAAQDIFDTTRQPPGEALKRNKAYSYRAEGRVAVALEVKNTSVQPWTVDAEGAALVGKGGAPLRVLRVWQPAPISPGKERGLVVVEAEATEEQARGAYVLRLGEANGLRTVTLRGVTFP; this comes from the coding sequence ATGCCCTGCCCGCTGCCCACCGCCCCCCTGCTGCTGGCGCTCCTCGCCACGACGCCTGTCCTCGCCGAGCCCCCGTCCGAAATCTGGGACGCCGTGACCGCTCGCCACCTCGAGCTGACGGCGGACAGCTCCGGGCAGGTGCACGAGGTGCGCATCAGCCCCGGCCTCACCACCACCCTGGTGTTCAACGCGCCGCTGCTGCGCGGGGGCGTGGTGCTGGAGGCACGCGAGCGTTTCCGGGTGGTAACAGTAGACGAGGCCACGGGCATCGTCATGCTCCTGCCCTCGGGGGCGCTGCCACCGGGGACGCAACCACTCCTCACGGTGCGCTTCGCGGATGGCGCGGTGCCGACGAGCGCCACCTTCCGGTTGGTGGTGCACCCCACCCGGGCCGAGCCGCAGGTGAATGTGTACCGCCAGCCGCGCTCGGCCGAGTCCTTTCAACTGGAGGCGAGACAGGAGCACGAGCGGGCCGAGCGGTGCGAAGCGTGGCTGGCGCAAACCCAGACAGAGCAGAAGAGTCCCGGAGGCATTGCCGGGCTCATCGACTCCGGGCTGGTGGAGGGCACGAGAAGCATCGCGGCACAGGACATTTTCGACACGACTCGACAGCCTCCCGGAGAGGCTCTCAAGAGAAACAAGGCTTACAGCTACCGTGCCGAGGGACGGGTGGCGGTGGCGCTGGAGGTGAAGAACACGAGCGTGCAGCCCTGGACGGTGGATGCGGAAGGCGCGGCGCTGGTGGGGAAGGGCGGCGCGCCGCTGCGGGTGCTGCGCGTGTGGCAACCAGCGCCCATTTCTCCCGGAAAAGAGCGGGGCCTCGTGGTGGTGGAGGCGGAGGCCACGGAGGAGCAGGCCCGTGGCGCCTATGTCCTCAGATTGGGAGAGGCGAACGGGCTGCGCACCGTCACCCTTCGGGGCGTGACGTTCCCGTGA
- a CDS encoding site-specific recombinase, whose amino-acid sequence MISSPVQAPRSEPDPYPSLLERLLAHYPETPEAEERLSELQALMSSARPRAPLAERMAWLEELARWLRTRGATPSRRGRLGAVESSGSARLRLLVEVLAEVPSWCEKLRGVVASVLAETSALRLFTEPGLSAGRSLLGDAVARLGCRLVPPAPDEHDLAPLVWRLFPGEEGEVWLDELSEEHVVALCALLRSPSFSPLKAAVEDAVVVLATRASALGLESDVLARLPPGPLECSPFVRLPRACEALRVAVRADPEGFAVEQAREACAEALSGCRTAVQGVLRHMDAHAVGTELVYRLEQLGHALDRLEPLLWFLAPDRTQALPGAATRLLSCLVHAHEQERSVMGVFRSSVRCISRRIFEHTGEVGRHYITTTQDEYHQMVSAAAGGGLLTASTAAFKLLIAFAALPLFFEGLAAATNYALGFLLIQLLGFTLATKQPSMTAAALAASMDVKAGDKGMHSLVEQLACITRSQLASVFGNLGAVVATVTLVGVVLQSLRGQPLLDVKEAEYVVRSLHPLKSGTLLFAALTGVLLWCSSICGGWLENWVHYRRLPEALARHQALVGLLGGARARGLGEALARHACGLGANVSLGLLLGMTPAVCRFFGLSLDVRHVTLSAGTLSFAGVTLGPERLVEPDFLWAVLGIALVGVVNLAVSFSLGLSAAVRARGLAPVGFLRLACAVLAGGLRSLSSFIFPPQPLLPVHRPSSPYGVRSAERPRPSRQGTQGEDCSSRTH is encoded by the coding sequence ATGATCTCCAGCCCCGTTCAGGCCCCGCGCTCCGAACCCGATCCGTACCCATCCCTGCTGGAACGCCTGCTCGCCCACTATCCGGAGACTCCCGAGGCGGAGGAGCGACTGAGCGAGCTGCAGGCGCTGATGTCCTCGGCCCGTCCCCGGGCGCCGCTGGCGGAGCGCATGGCGTGGCTGGAAGAGCTGGCCCGCTGGCTTCGGACACGTGGCGCCACCCCCTCGCGGCGCGGGCGGCTGGGAGCGGTGGAGTCCTCTGGCTCGGCGCGCCTGCGGTTGCTGGTGGAGGTGCTCGCCGAGGTGCCCTCGTGGTGCGAGAAGTTGCGCGGTGTCGTCGCGTCGGTGCTGGCCGAGACGTCCGCGCTGAGGCTGTTCACCGAGCCGGGCCTGTCCGCCGGCCGGAGCCTGCTGGGGGATGCCGTGGCGCGGCTCGGATGCCGGCTGGTGCCCCCCGCGCCGGACGAGCACGACCTGGCTCCACTGGTATGGCGCCTGTTCCCCGGTGAGGAAGGGGAGGTCTGGCTGGACGAGCTGTCCGAAGAGCACGTGGTGGCCCTCTGCGCCCTGCTGCGCTCGCCGTCCTTCTCCCCGTTGAAGGCGGCGGTGGAGGACGCGGTGGTCGTGCTCGCCACGCGCGCGAGTGCCCTGGGTCTGGAGAGCGACGTGCTGGCGAGGCTACCGCCGGGGCCGCTCGAGTGCTCTCCCTTCGTCCGCCTTCCGCGTGCATGCGAGGCCCTGCGGGTGGCGGTACGGGCGGACCCGGAGGGGTTCGCGGTGGAGCAGGCGCGTGAGGCCTGCGCCGAGGCCCTCTCCGGCTGTCGCACCGCCGTGCAGGGCGTGTTGCGCCACATGGATGCGCACGCGGTGGGAACCGAGCTCGTCTACCGGCTGGAGCAGCTCGGTCATGCGTTGGACCGGCTGGAGCCCCTGCTGTGGTTCCTCGCTCCGGATCGCACCCAGGCGCTGCCGGGAGCCGCCACCCGGTTGCTCTCCTGTCTGGTTCATGCGCACGAGCAGGAGCGCAGCGTGATGGGGGTGTTCCGCAGCAGCGTGCGCTGCATCTCGCGGCGCATCTTCGAGCACACGGGCGAGGTGGGCCGTCACTACATCACCACCACCCAGGACGAGTACCACCAGATGGTGAGCGCTGCGGCGGGTGGAGGGCTGCTCACCGCGAGCACCGCGGCGTTCAAGCTGCTCATCGCCTTCGCGGCGCTGCCGCTCTTCTTCGAGGGGTTGGCGGCCGCCACCAACTACGCCCTCGGATTCCTGCTCATCCAACTGCTTGGCTTCACCCTGGCCACCAAGCAGCCCTCCATGACGGCCGCGGCGCTGGCGGCCTCGATGGACGTGAAGGCCGGCGACAAGGGCATGCACAGTCTGGTGGAGCAACTGGCGTGCATCACCCGCTCCCAGCTGGCCTCGGTCTTCGGCAACCTCGGCGCGGTGGTCGCCACCGTCACCCTGGTGGGCGTCGTCCTCCAGTCGCTCCGGGGCCAGCCGCTGCTGGACGTGAAGGAGGCGGAGTACGTGGTGCGCTCGCTCCACCCGCTGAAGAGTGGCACGCTCCTCTTCGCCGCCCTCACTGGAGTGCTGTTGTGGTGTTCGAGCATCTGCGGGGGATGGTTGGAGAACTGGGTGCACTACAGGCGCCTGCCGGAGGCGCTCGCGCGTCACCAGGCCCTGGTCGGCCTGCTGGGTGGAGCGCGGGCGAGAGGGTTGGGTGAGGCGCTCGCGCGCCATGCGTGTGGCCTGGGCGCGAATGTCAGCCTCGGACTGTTGCTGGGCATGACCCCCGCCGTGTGCCGCTTCTTCGGTCTGTCATTGGACGTGCGGCACGTCACCCTCAGTGCTGGAACACTCTCCTTCGCGGGTGTGACGCTGGGGCCCGAGCGCCTGGTGGAGCCGGACTTCCTCTGGGCGGTGCTGGGCATCGCCCTGGTAGGGGTTGTGAACCTGGCGGTGAGCTTCTCCCTGGGACTCTCCGCGGCGGTGCGGGCTCGAGGGCTGGCGCCGGTGGGATTCCTTCGCCTGGCCTGCGCCGTCCTCGCTGGTGGCCTCCGCTCCCTCTCCAGCTTCATCTTCCCGCCCCAGCCCCTGCTCCCGGTCCATCGGCCTTCCTCACCGTATGGTGTGCGGTCGGCGGAACGCCCGCGCCCCTCCCGTCAGGGGACACAGGGAGAGGACTGCTCCTCGCGCACCCATTGA
- a CDS encoding OmpA family protein, whose amino-acid sequence MRLPRPSLSSLPLNPLLLTALLGTGAARAEAPPASTTPPPAPPAAQPAEVKTLAAPAAPRTTPSVGSEDLFHTPATSGNGWNSPGNLRRSATPTGGVGLLRVAGADLGRRGLLRLSLSSELSSSADFPVQGAKNSRTGGTFGLSYVPLDFLEVALAYTASANNNTRSSPTLIQALGDVTLGVRATKQWIPGLWAGGDLRVMTFSGVGSQDKVAFGFSPRAIATYDTGGVLPLPVALRVHANLGLLVDGTGSLADAERLNAAEEYALGINRYPRFTAGLGVEAPLPFVTPFLEYGLASPLGVEGGQLVAPDGTLVPVGRVAPQTLGLGARMTALPNFTFTAAAELGLTRQVGRGVTPVVPFNLVLGASLNVDPLVQTGAVPRAMTQAETPAQVTPVTPVTRPQTAAAVQTAQVSGVVLDAKTRQPLPGVLVAMVDSALPPVASDPRDGRFLTYSLPSGPVKLAVRKEGYLPLEKEVVLKAGETATVELALVAEVKPATLNLAITSKRKPVSATLAFLGGPEPRQVAFSDGNAASHKLQLPAGLYRVEVTAPGFLAQTRGVQVADGASLELAFDLEPEPKQWQVKRENDKLELLQPVRFAEGKATLLPESHPLLSQVMDLVVRTGIKRIRVEAHTDNQGNKETNLTLSKDRARAVADHLVKAGLDPSRIESEGFGDSRPIAPNLTPKGRELNRRVEIVILEP is encoded by the coding sequence GTGCGACTTCCGCGACCTTCGCTGTCCTCTCTTCCTCTGAACCCCCTGCTGCTGACGGCCCTCCTGGGTACCGGCGCGGCGCGTGCGGAGGCCCCCCCCGCGTCCACGACGCCCCCTCCGGCTCCCCCGGCCGCCCAGCCCGCGGAGGTGAAGACCCTCGCCGCCCCGGCCGCCCCCCGGACGACCCCATCGGTTGGCTCCGAGGACCTGTTCCACACCCCCGCGACCTCCGGCAATGGCTGGAACTCCCCCGGGAATCTCCGCCGCTCGGCCACCCCCACGGGTGGGGTGGGACTGCTGCGCGTGGCGGGCGCGGACCTCGGGCGCCGCGGGCTGCTGCGCCTGTCGCTCTCCAGTGAGCTCTCCTCCAGCGCCGACTTCCCCGTACAGGGTGCGAAGAACTCCCGCACCGGCGGCACCTTCGGTCTCTCGTACGTGCCGCTGGACTTCCTCGAGGTGGCGCTGGCCTACACGGCCTCGGCCAACAACAACACGCGCTCCTCCCCCACCCTCATCCAGGCGCTCGGCGACGTGACGCTCGGCGTCAGGGCCACGAAGCAGTGGATTCCGGGGCTGTGGGCCGGCGGGGACCTGCGCGTCATGACGTTCTCCGGCGTGGGCAGCCAGGACAAGGTCGCCTTCGGCTTCTCGCCCCGGGCCATCGCCACCTATGACACGGGTGGAGTGCTGCCCCTGCCCGTGGCCCTGCGCGTCCACGCCAACCTCGGCCTGCTCGTGGATGGCACGGGCTCGCTGGCGGACGCCGAGCGGCTCAACGCCGCCGAGGAGTACGCACTGGGCATCAACCGCTACCCGCGCTTCACGGCGGGGCTCGGGGTGGAGGCCCCGCTGCCGTTCGTCACCCCCTTCCTCGAGTACGGACTGGCGTCCCCGCTCGGCGTGGAGGGCGGCCAGCTCGTCGCGCCGGACGGGACGCTCGTGCCCGTGGGCCGGGTGGCGCCGCAGACGCTCGGGCTGGGCGCCAGGATGACGGCCCTGCCGAACTTCACCTTCACCGCGGCGGCCGAGCTCGGTCTCACGCGGCAGGTGGGCCGGGGGGTGACACCCGTCGTGCCCTTCAACCTGGTGCTCGGCGCCTCGCTCAACGTGGATCCGCTGGTGCAGACGGGCGCCGTTCCGCGGGCGATGACCCAGGCGGAGACCCCGGCACAGGTGACACCGGTGACGCCGGTGACGCGCCCGCAGACCGCCGCGGCCGTCCAGACGGCCCAGGTGTCCGGCGTGGTGCTGGACGCGAAGACGCGCCAGCCGCTGCCCGGCGTCCTCGTGGCCATGGTGGACTCGGCGCTGCCGCCGGTGGCCTCGGATCCGCGCGATGGCCGCTTCCTCACCTATTCGCTGCCGAGCGGCCCGGTGAAGCTCGCCGTGCGCAAGGAGGGCTACCTCCCGCTGGAGAAGGAAGTGGTGCTGAAGGCGGGTGAGACGGCCACCGTGGAGCTGGCGCTCGTGGCGGAGGTGAAGCCGGCGACGCTCAACCTCGCCATCACCTCCAAGCGCAAGCCCGTGTCGGCCACGCTGGCCTTCCTGGGCGGCCCCGAGCCCCGGCAGGTGGCCTTCTCCGACGGCAACGCGGCGTCCCACAAGCTGCAACTGCCCGCCGGCCTCTACCGGGTGGAGGTCACCGCCCCCGGCTTCCTGGCCCAGACGCGCGGCGTACAGGTCGCGGACGGCGCCTCGCTGGAGCTGGCCTTCGACCTGGAGCCCGAGCCGAAGCAGTGGCAGGTGAAGCGCGAGAACGACAAGCTGGAGCTGCTCCAGCCGGTCCGCTTCGCGGAGGGCAAGGCCACGCTGCTGCCGGAAAGCCACCCGCTGCTCTCGCAGGTGATGGACCTGGTGGTGCGCACCGGCATCAAGCGCATCCGCGTCGAGGCCCACACCGACAACCAGGGCAACAAGGAGACCAACCTCACCCTGTCGAAGGACCGGGCGCGCGCGGTGGCGGACCACCTCGTCAAGGCGGGGCTGGATCCCTCGCGGATCGAATCCGAGGGCTTCGGCGACAGCCGTCCCATCGCCCCCAACCTCACGCCGAAGGGCCGCGAGCTGAACCGGCGCGTGGAGATCGTCATCCTGGAGCCCTGA
- a CDS encoding collagen-like triple helix repeat-containing protein, with protein MFRAVLCVFLAGCSSQPGPQGPEGAAGQPGAQGPAGDKGEKGDKGDKGDTGLEGPPGVMYVRTKVVGPAGTALESGNALRNAIAGIPDGQAWRIKVEPGLYDLGASPLLLKPNIHLEGSGRRFTTLRSSSVTAVGTVVGASGAVMSSLSVENTGGGALSMAVYSENTDFGFHDIDAKASNGTERTYAVFLHGGKGSFENVRALASAPSGNVAGFRCVSCAVTLRDSSFEGRSGSDNHGISLAGGSVELNDVSASAIDGTRNWGIASRDGNHQVSLVDVQASASGGELAIGLLVSGGNGSVRNSRLQGSNAASSQGISTFVTASDTTSHSLTVENSILIGQFASIWRARTFDVRIGHTRLDGRALQEENSTGRYVCLGTYDADFGATSCP; from the coding sequence GTGTTTCGTGCTGTCCTGTGCGTCTTTCTCGCTGGCTGCAGCAGCCAGCCCGGGCCCCAGGGTCCTGAAGGAGCGGCAGGACAGCCGGGGGCGCAGGGGCCCGCGGGTGACAAGGGGGAGAAGGGAGACAAGGGCGACAAGGGCGATACCGGGCTCGAGGGTCCCCCAGGCGTGATGTACGTGCGCACGAAGGTGGTCGGCCCCGCGGGAACCGCCCTGGAGAGTGGAAACGCGCTGCGCAACGCCATCGCGGGAATCCCGGATGGCCAGGCCTGGCGGATCAAGGTCGAGCCGGGTCTCTATGACCTCGGGGCCTCGCCACTCCTGCTCAAGCCGAACATCCACCTGGAGGGTTCCGGCAGGCGCTTTACCACGCTTCGCTCCTCCAGTGTCACGGCTGTGGGGACCGTGGTGGGGGCCTCGGGCGCCGTGATGAGCTCGCTCAGCGTGGAGAACACCGGTGGCGGTGCGCTGTCCATGGCCGTCTACAGCGAGAACACGGACTTCGGCTTCCACGACATCGACGCCAAGGCGTCGAATGGGACCGAGCGCACGTATGCCGTCTTCCTCCATGGAGGGAAGGGGAGCTTCGAGAACGTCCGTGCGCTCGCGTCCGCCCCCAGCGGCAACGTCGCCGGGTTCCGTTGCGTGTCCTGCGCCGTCACGCTCAGGGATTCCTCTTTCGAGGGACGGAGCGGCTCCGACAACCATGGCATCAGCCTGGCCGGAGGGAGCGTCGAGCTGAACGACGTGAGCGCCAGCGCGATCGACGGCACGCGGAATTGGGGCATCGCCAGCAGGGATGGCAATCACCAGGTGTCGCTCGTCGACGTGCAGGCTTCGGCCAGCGGTGGAGAGCTGGCGATCGGGCTGCTCGTCAGCGGAGGGAACGGGAGCGTGCGCAACAGCCGCCTGCAGGGGAGCAATGCGGCCTCTTCCCAGGGCATCTCCACCTTCGTGACCGCGAGTGACACCACGAGCCACTCCCTCACCGTGGAGAACTCCATCCTCATCGGGCAGTTCGCGAGCATCTGGCGCGCGAGGACTTTCGACGTGCGCATCGGCCACACCCGGCTCGACGGCCGCGCCCTTCAGGAGGAGAACTCCACCGGCAGGTATGTCTGCCTGGGGACCTACGACGCGGACTTCGGCGCCACCTCCTGTCCGTGA
- a CDS encoding ATP-binding protein gives MIGAKAANDAVLAHLSESGFQWAITEDMAELSKLAESLQPDAILVATTGKRAAEALAAVRQDARLRDVRVLADLTRSRSEVLRKLPVDDWVRNLQELAPRLESVLRERKLMERTRNRTERLLEITQAATSSLELEQILRLAVEKVGSVINADRCSVVLVEDINARTASVVATLEDPGLSLDVDLARYPELRRALETRQAVLVDEPERDPLMEEVRPALKSLGVRCILVQPLVCQDELLGALFLRISRGSENFGRDEQEFAQAVAAALANCIRNARLHTALKKKRDELELAYVERYRELSEANRRLKDLNRLKDEIIAVCSHDLRAPLQVLLGHGRLLLEGGLDPQQKQSAEAMIRQGRKILGLMESLLERGKGDVARLSIEPRVLDISVLCKESVTELEILAAERGVALRAETTESLMLIGDELKLHEVLQNLITNAIHHAQDAGEVVVKASRLVRPDGDVARIVVQDDGKGIPAEELPLVFDRYRSGAKGGGGTGLGLAICKEFVELHGGEIWAEAPSEGGAAFIFTLPLAQEVSRAVRNLPNKETAEQPRVLVVEDEPEIAAVLVEVLRSRYRVDVARDGAEGLARARTSKPDLVVMDVFLPKLDGLDAAVALKSSSDTASIPVILLSAHQGVADKVRALNLGAVDYMSKPFNAMELLGRTERALKLRKAEAELERASSTLMRRSGNDPITGLYDRRGLMLRLDHEVSRGRRYSRPVSLAVLRPDRYVLDDALRGVPDVMRARLRTQDILGHLGEGVLAVVLPECNVEAGRNVIGRLLPDVEKHTGVEYRSAVADVSHDSEPAERILERLGAPAPVPKL, from the coding sequence GTGATCGGTGCCAAGGCGGCGAACGACGCCGTGCTCGCGCACCTGTCCGAAAGCGGTTTCCAGTGGGCCATCACCGAGGACATGGCGGAGCTGTCCAAGCTGGCGGAGTCACTCCAGCCAGACGCCATCCTCGTGGCGACCACGGGCAAGCGCGCCGCCGAGGCGCTCGCCGCCGTGCGCCAGGATGCCCGGCTTCGGGATGTGCGGGTGCTGGCGGATCTCACCCGCTCGCGCTCGGAGGTGTTGCGCAAGCTGCCCGTGGATGACTGGGTGCGCAACCTCCAGGAGCTCGCGCCCCGGCTGGAGTCGGTGCTGCGCGAGCGCAAGCTCATGGAGCGCACCCGCAACCGCACGGAGCGGCTGCTGGAGATCACCCAGGCGGCCACCAGCTCGCTGGAGCTGGAGCAGATCCTCCGGCTGGCGGTGGAGAAGGTGGGCTCCGTCATCAACGCGGACCGCTGCTCCGTGGTGCTGGTGGAGGACATCAACGCCCGCACCGCCAGCGTGGTGGCCACGCTCGAGGATCCCGGCCTGTCGCTGGATGTGGACCTGGCCCGCTACCCCGAGCTGCGCCGGGCCCTGGAGACCCGGCAGGCGGTGCTGGTGGACGAGCCCGAGCGGGATCCGCTCATGGAGGAGGTGCGCCCCGCCCTCAAGTCCCTGGGCGTGCGCTGCATCCTCGTGCAGCCGCTGGTGTGCCAGGACGAGCTGCTCGGGGCCCTCTTCCTGCGCATCTCCCGGGGCTCGGAGAACTTCGGCCGGGACGAGCAGGAGTTCGCCCAGGCGGTGGCGGCGGCGCTCGCCAACTGCATCCGCAACGCCCGCCTGCACACCGCGCTCAAGAAGAAGCGCGACGAGCTCGAGCTGGCCTACGTGGAGCGCTACCGCGAGCTGAGCGAGGCCAACCGCCGCCTCAAGGACCTCAACCGGCTCAAGGACGAGATCATCGCCGTGTGCAGTCACGACCTGCGCGCCCCGCTGCAGGTGCTGCTGGGCCATGGCCGGCTGCTGCTCGAGGGCGGGTTGGATCCTCAGCAGAAGCAGTCCGCCGAGGCGATGATCCGCCAGGGCCGGAAGATCCTCGGCCTGATGGAATCGCTGCTGGAGCGCGGCAAGGGCGACGTGGCGCGCCTGTCCATCGAGCCGCGCGTGCTGGACATCTCCGTGCTCTGCAAGGAGAGCGTCACCGAGCTGGAGATCCTCGCCGCCGAGCGCGGGGTGGCGTTGAGGGCGGAGACCACCGAGAGCCTGATGCTCATCGGTGACGAGCTGAAGCTGCACGAGGTGCTGCAGAACCTCATCACCAACGCCATCCACCACGCGCAGGACGCGGGCGAGGTGGTGGTGAAGGCCTCGCGGCTGGTGCGCCCGGACGGTGACGTGGCGCGCATCGTGGTGCAGGACGACGGCAAGGGCATTCCCGCCGAGGAGCTGCCGCTCGTCTTCGACCGCTACCGCAGCGGGGCCAAGGGCGGCGGTGGCACGGGCCTGGGGCTCGCCATCTGCAAGGAGTTCGTGGAGCTGCATGGCGGGGAGATCTGGGCCGAGGCCCCCTCCGAGGGCGGCGCCGCGTTCATCTTCACCCTGCCGCTGGCGCAGGAGGTGAGCCGCGCGGTGCGCAACCTCCCCAACAAGGAGACGGCCGAGCAGCCGCGCGTGCTGGTGGTGGAGGACGAGCCGGAGATCGCCGCCGTGCTGGTAGAGGTGCTGCGCTCGCGCTACCGCGTGGACGTGGCACGCGACGGTGCCGAGGGGCTGGCCCGGGCGCGGACCTCCAAGCCGGACCTGGTGGTGATGGACGTCTTCCTGCCCAAGCTGGACGGCCTGGACGCCGCGGTGGCCCTCAAGTCCTCCTCGGACACCGCCAGCATCCCCGTCATCCTCCTGTCCGCCCACCAGGGCGTGGCCGACAAGGTCCGCGCGCTCAACCTCGGCGCGGTGGACTACATGAGCAAGCCCTTCAACGCCATGGAGCTGCTGGGCCGCACCGAGCGCGCCCTCAAGCTGCGCAAGGCCGAGGCGGAGCTGGAGCGCGCCTCCTCGACGCTCATGCGGCGCAGCGGGAACGATCCCATCACCGGGCTCTATGACCGGCGCGGCCTCATGCTGCGGTTGGACCACGAGGTGAGCCGCGGGCGGCGCTACAGCCGGCCGGTGAGCCTCGCCGTGCTCCGCCCGGATCGCTACGTGCTCGACGACGCGCTGCGCGGCGTGCCGGACGTGATGCGCGCCCGCCTGCGCACCCAGGACATCCTCGGCCACCTGGGCGAGGGCGTGCTCGCCGTCGTCCTGCCCGAGTGCAATGTTGAAGCAGGACGCAACGTCATCGGCCGGTTGCTGCCGGATGTCGAGAAGCACACAGGGGTGGAGTACCGCTCGGCGGTGGCGGACGTGAGCCACGACAGCGAGCCGGCGGAGCGCATCCTGGAGCGGCTGGGAGCGCCCGCCCCCGTGCCGAAGCTGTAG
- a CDS encoding alpha/beta fold hydrolase codes for MLDTSPERKSLAVHGIELSYEVRGHGEPLLLLHGFTGAGSDWRHVFDLDALAREFQLILPDLRGHGRSTNPSGTLTIRQCALDVLALLDQLGIEQPLAIGLSFGGNALLHLATLFPQRVRRMVIAAATPYYPAQARKLMAAMTEESRSPAEWAEMRGRHVHGDEQIRALWRIGRGFANSYDDMNFTGPLLSTIVAPTLVVNGDHDPLYPPELSLELFRSIPDARLWIVPNAGHGPIFGEYREAFVHTALAFLREGTRPPAAGAP; via the coding sequence TTGCTCGACACCTCACCTGAGCGGAAGTCGTTGGCGGTTCACGGCATCGAGTTGTCCTACGAGGTCCGCGGGCACGGAGAGCCCCTGCTGCTGCTCCATGGCTTCACGGGGGCGGGCTCCGACTGGCGGCACGTCTTCGATCTCGACGCGCTCGCGCGGGAGTTCCAGCTCATCCTCCCCGACCTGCGCGGCCACGGCAGGTCGACCAATCCCTCCGGAACCCTGACGATACGGCAGTGCGCCCTCGACGTCCTGGCGCTGCTCGACCAGCTCGGCATCGAGCAGCCGCTGGCCATCGGGTTGAGCTTCGGGGGCAACGCGCTCCTGCACCTGGCCACGCTGTTCCCCCAACGTGTGAGGCGCATGGTCATCGCCGCGGCCACGCCGTACTACCCCGCCCAGGCACGAAAACTGATGGCGGCGATGACCGAGGAGTCCCGGTCCCCAGCCGAGTGGGCGGAGATGCGGGGCCGCCACGTCCACGGTGATGAGCAGATTCGCGCCCTGTGGCGGATCGGACGCGGCTTCGCCAACAGCTACGACGACATGAACTTCACGGGCCCGCTGCTGTCGACCATCGTGGCGCCGACCCTCGTGGTGAACGGGGACCATGATCCGTTGTACCCGCCCGAGCTGTCGCTCGAGCTATTCCGGTCCATCCCCGACGCGCGGCTCTGGATCGTCCCCAACGCGGGGCATGGCCCCATCTTCGGGGAGTACCGCGAGGCCTTCGTGCACACGGCGCTGGCCTTCCTGCGCGAGGGCACCCGCCCACCCGCGGCTGGCGCCCCGTGA